In one window of Scyliorhinus canicula chromosome 17, sScyCan1.1, whole genome shotgun sequence DNA:
- the LOC119951692 gene encoding zinc finger protein 418-like isoform X1 — MTSHPLSQQQVHTDERPFQCPECSKCFKMYGNLISHQQVHTDERPFKCSDCRKCFKSSWSLMSHQRVHTDERPFKCPNCTKWFKSSRNLMSHQRVHTDERPFKCPDCVKCYKCSGDLMSHQRVHTDERPFKCPDCGKCFKSSGNLIAHQQVHTDRRLISHKRVHTDERTYKCSDCEKCFKLSSQLLSHNRVHTHERPFKCSDCGKCFKRSSELMFHQRVHTDERPFKCPDCEKCFNSSWKLKSHQRVHTDERPFKCQDCGKCYKSSRSLMSHQQTRTNERPFKCPACGKCYKSSGELMSHQRVHTDERPFKCPDCGKCYKSSGNLVSHQRIHTDERPFKCPDCAKSFRYSGNMISHQRVHTDERLFKCSNCRKSFKRSSELMSHQRVHTEERPLK; from the coding sequence ATGACATCCCACCCACTGTCACAACAGCAAGTTCatactgatgagagaccttttcaaTGCCCAGAGTGCTCAAAGTGCTTTAAAATGTATGGGAACCTGATTTCACATCAacaagttcacactgatgagagaccttttaaatgctcaGACTGCAGGAAATGCTTTAAAAGCTCCTGGTcactgatgtcccatcaacggGTTCACAccgatgagagaccttttaaatgcccaaACTGTACTAAGTGGTTTAAAAGTTCCAGGAACCTGATGTCCCATCAACGGgtccacactgatgagagaccttttaagtGCCCAGACTGTGTGAAGTGCTATAAATGTTCTGGAGATCTGATGTCGCATCAAcgggttcacactgatgagagaccttttaagtgcccagactgtgggaagtgctttaaaagttccGGGAATCTGATAgcccatcagcaagttcacactgataGACGTTTGATCTCCCATAAACGAGTTCACACAGATGAGAGAACTTATAAATGCTCAGACTGTGAGAAGTGCTTTAAACTTTCCTCACAACTGTTGTCCCACAATCGAGTTCACACtcatgagagaccttttaaatgctcagactgtgggaagtgcttcAAACGTTCCTCAGAACTGATGTtccatcaacgagttcacactgatgagagaccttttaaatgtccagactgtgagAAGTGCTTTAACAGTTCCTGGAAACTGAAGTCCCATCAACGGGTTCatactgatgagagaccttttaaatgccaagactgtgggaagtgctataaaagttccagGAGCCTGATGTCCCATCAACAAACACGTACTAATGAGAGACCTTTTAAGTGCCCAgcctgtgggaagtgctataaaagttccggggaactgatgtcccatcaacgtgttcacactgatgagagaccttttaagtGCCCAGATTGCGGGAAATGCTATAAAAGTTCCGGAAATCTGGTATCCCATCAACgaattcacactgatgagagaccttttaaatgcccgGACTGTGCAAAAAGCTTTAGATATTCCGGGAACATGatctcccatcaacgagttcacactgacgagagacttTTTAAATGCTCAAACTGCAGGAAATCCTTCAAACGCTCCTCggaactgatgtcccatcaacgagttcacactgaggagagacctttGAAATGA